One genomic window of Psychrobacter cibarius includes the following:
- a CDS encoding metallophosphoesterase, with product MMIDVIGDIHGYADKLIGLLEQLGYVHNGTYFVPPVGHQALFIGDLIDRGPQQLATLEIVFAMLDANVADAIMGNHEYNALAFATLDPDNSSQYLRSHNDIHTRQHAAFLAEIAFGSERHQYWLNRLYELPLWIETDDACFVHACWDVDSMAVLQPLLTNDNCLTPHGLVATAKENTAPFDALERVLKGVETALPDGMIMVDKEGTERKRVRVCWWLDGLNKRRLYEVARAPASALAQIPKEVLAENIDFALKTNKAVFVGHYWLTGTPEPLSSQVACTDYSAAVDSGYLTCYQLNTEQPLPLKASNFVQYRHDKTVNPNP from the coding sequence ATGATGATAGATGTTATCGGTGATATTCACGGCTACGCAGACAAGTTAATTGGCTTATTAGAGCAGCTAGGTTACGTTCATAATGGCACGTACTTTGTACCGCCAGTAGGGCATCAGGCGTTATTTATCGGTGACTTGATTGACCGAGGACCACAGCAATTGGCTACCTTAGAGATTGTTTTTGCCATGTTAGATGCTAACGTGGCAGATGCGATAATGGGTAATCATGAATATAATGCCCTCGCCTTTGCCACACTTGACCCTGATAATTCCAGCCAATATCTGCGCTCGCACAATGACATACATACACGCCAACATGCGGCATTTTTAGCCGAAATAGCTTTTGGCTCAGAGCGTCATCAATATTGGCTTAATCGGTTATATGAGCTGCCTTTATGGATTGAAACAGACGACGCTTGTTTTGTTCATGCCTGCTGGGATGTCGATAGTATGGCAGTATTGCAGCCATTATTGACTAACGATAACTGTTTAACGCCGCACGGGCTAGTCGCCACTGCCAAAGAAAACACGGCGCCATTTGACGCGCTAGAGCGGGTATTAAAAGGTGTAGAAACAGCATTACCCGACGGCATGATCATGGTCGATAAAGAAGGCACTGAGCGCAAGCGCGTTCGAGTATGCTGGTGGCTTGACGGGCTGAATAAGCGCCGTCTTTATGAGGTGGCGCGTGCGCCTGCATCAGCATTGGCGCAGATTCCAAAAGAGGTGTTGGCTGAAAATATTGATTTCGCCCTGAAAACGAATAAAGCAGTATTTGTCGGTCATTATTGGCTAACTGGCACGCCTGAGCCACTGAGTTCACAAGTTGCCTGTACTGATTATTCAGCGGCGGTAGACAGCGGATATCTGACTTGTTATCAGCTCAATACTGAGCAACCATTGCCACTAAAAGCCAGTAACTTTGTCCAATATCGCCATGATAAAACGGTAAACCCCAATCCATAA
- the purE gene encoding 5-(carboxyamino)imidazole ribonucleotide mutase, whose amino-acid sequence MSTTTATVNTMDQNSPIASPAGQPKVGIIMGSQSDWATMSAAAQLLADFDIAFDCEVVSAHRTPDRLFDYAKSAKDNGLQVIIAGAGGAAHLPGMCASQTPLPVFGVPVKSSMLSGWDSLLSIVQMPKGVAVGTLAIGSAGAYNAALLAIQVLALNDETIATKLDNLRQMQTDTILASPTPGIINS is encoded by the coding sequence ATGAGCACCACAACAGCTACTGTTAACACGATGGATCAAAACAGCCCTATCGCCTCCCCTGCTGGTCAGCCAAAAGTTGGCATTATTATGGGATCACAATCTGATTGGGCAACCATGAGTGCGGCAGCGCAATTACTCGCAGACTTTGATATCGCCTTTGATTGTGAAGTGGTGTCAGCACACCGCACCCCTGATAGATTGTTTGACTATGCAAAAAGCGCAAAAGATAACGGTCTACAAGTTATCATCGCTGGCGCTGGTGGTGCTGCTCATCTGCCTGGCATGTGTGCCAGTCAAACGCCGTTACCTGTGTTTGGTGTTCCTGTAAAGTCTTCCATGCTCAGCGGTTGGGATAGTCTCTTGTCTATCGTACAGATGCCTAAAGGCGTCGCAGTTGGCACATTAGCGATTGGCTCAGCAGGCGCTTACAATGCTGCCCTGCTTGCGATTCAAGTGTTAGCATTGAATGATGAGACTATTGCGACTAAGCTGGACAATCTGCGCCAAATGCAAACTGATACCATCCTTGCTAGCCCAACGCCAGGCATTATCAATAGCTAA
- a CDS encoding 4-phosphoerythronate dehydrogenase, with amino-acid sequence MDSITIVADSNIASLDAFFNASMLGQASEQTVNIITVAGRDINAQLLADVEPDVLLIRSVTPVGEALLANNNSVKFVGSATIGTDHVDQDYLAARNITFANAAGCSKHSVAQYVLTAILTLRPHYWQQSTKPLTLGIIGLGNIGSTLAQYANDLGWQVLGYDPLLPASNTNNASLEQVLSQSDVVSLHVPLTDKDTTNPSGSDYPTKHLIDATTLAVMPAHTLLINSARGPVINARDLEADIERTDRQVVLDVFEFEPEISESLLSKLAIATPHIAGYTVEGKLRGTQIIYDALCEKLAVLPVLSMHQLLPLNTYLWSELKAHPDRLQKFYDIMHDDAALRSKLADGQVKGTDFDQLRRDYHLRREWQW; translated from the coding sequence ATTGACAGCATTACTATCGTGGCCGATAGCAATATCGCAAGCTTGGATGCGTTTTTTAATGCTTCGATGCTTGGACAGGCGTCTGAGCAGACGGTCAATATAATCACCGTCGCTGGACGTGATATCAATGCGCAATTACTGGCAGACGTTGAGCCTGATGTGCTGTTGATACGTTCGGTGACGCCAGTAGGCGAGGCATTGCTAGCCAATAATAACAGCGTAAAATTTGTCGGTTCGGCGACTATCGGTACCGATCATGTCGATCAAGACTATTTGGCGGCGCGAAATATCACTTTCGCCAATGCGGCTGGATGTAGCAAGCATTCTGTTGCGCAGTATGTATTGACGGCGATTTTGACGTTGCGTCCGCACTATTGGCAGCAATCCACGAAGCCATTAACATTGGGCATCATCGGACTTGGTAATATTGGTAGTACGCTAGCTCAGTATGCCAATGATTTAGGCTGGCAAGTACTAGGCTATGATCCACTACTGCCTGCATCGAATACGAATAATGCCAGCCTTGAGCAAGTGCTTAGCCAAAGCGATGTAGTGAGCTTACATGTGCCTTTAACCGATAAAGATACTACAAACCCTAGTGGCAGTGATTATCCAACAAAGCATCTGATTGACGCAACTACGCTGGCAGTGATGCCTGCGCATACCTTGTTGATTAACAGTGCACGAGGACCAGTCATTAATGCGCGTGATTTAGAAGCAGATATTGAGCGCACAGATCGCCAAGTAGTGCTTGATGTGTTTGAATTTGAACCAGAGATTTCTGAGAGTTTATTGTCCAAACTGGCTATCGCCACTCCTCATATCGCAGGCTATACGGTCGAAGGTAAGTTGCGTGGTACGCAAATTATCTATGACGCGCTCTGTGAAAAATTGGCAGTCTTGCCTGTATTGTCGATGCATCAGTTGCTACCGCTTAATACTTATCTCTGGTCTGAGCTAAAAGCACATCCAGACAGATTACAGAAGTTTTACGATATCATGCACGATGATGCTGCACTAAGAAGCAAACTGGCTGACGGTCAAGTAAAGGGTACTGACTTTGATCAGTTGCGCCGAGATTATCACTTACGCCGTGAATGGCAGTGGTAA
- a CDS encoding NAD+ synthase: MSKDNDNPNITPSTEASKTNKTQETVTFALAQSHFLVGDITANAEKMRALALQAREQGADVIIFPELALLGYPPQDLLLRPSLSGRIKSALSTLSDIDDIVMIVGYPHVDHHGTFNSAAILHNGHQKGFYHKQILPNYGVFDERRYFDKGRNQVLFDYKGITIGLLICEDLWEKGPIAELKKQGADLIISLNASPFEIEKQDNRKTMLAKRSRENNLPIVYVNAVGGQDDLVFDGGSMAVQADGSVAHEAPRFMNQLLLATLDVKTAKFNSQTKAPLTLSRESEMYQALVVGLRDYVNHSGFTGIILGLSGGIDSALTLCIAVDALGADKVYAVMMPYEYTSQISLEDAQAQARRLNVSYTVCPIFDAVEGIRHTLAPLFNKSPADTTEENIQARARGVVLMALSNKFGHLVITTGNKSELAVGYSTLYGDMAGGFDVLKDVYKSQVYKLASYRNRLEDTPVIPERVITRPPSAELRPDQKDQDSLPDYDVLDGILMSYIDEDMGYQDIINKGFDAELVAKVIQMVDNSEYKRLQAPIGTKISHKAFGRERRYPLVNKWSVKG; this comes from the coding sequence ATGTCAAAAGACAATGATAATCCCAATATAACTCCCTCAACTGAGGCCAGTAAGACCAATAAAACCCAAGAAACAGTTACTTTTGCATTGGCTCAGTCGCATTTTTTGGTTGGTGATATCACTGCCAATGCTGAAAAAATGCGTGCACTCGCATTGCAAGCTCGTGAGCAAGGTGCGGATGTCATTATTTTCCCAGAACTTGCTTTATTAGGTTACCCACCGCAAGATTTATTACTACGCCCAAGTTTATCTGGTCGCATCAAAAGCGCCTTGTCTACTTTAAGTGATATCGATGATATCGTGATGATTGTCGGTTATCCACATGTCGACCATCATGGTACTTTCAACTCTGCTGCTATCTTGCATAATGGTCATCAAAAAGGCTTTTATCATAAGCAAATCTTGCCAAATTATGGCGTATTTGATGAGCGTCGTTATTTTGATAAAGGTCGTAACCAAGTTTTATTTGACTATAAAGGCATCACAATCGGTCTGCTCATCTGTGAAGACTTGTGGGAAAAAGGCCCTATTGCCGAGCTTAAAAAGCAAGGTGCTGATCTGATTATTAGCTTGAACGCCTCACCTTTTGAGATCGAAAAACAAGACAATCGTAAAACGATGCTGGCTAAGCGTAGCCGTGAGAATAATTTGCCTATCGTGTATGTCAACGCCGTTGGCGGTCAAGACGACTTGGTATTTGATGGTGGTTCTATGGCGGTGCAAGCTGATGGTAGCGTTGCCCACGAAGCACCACGTTTTATGAATCAGTTACTTCTTGCCACTTTAGACGTCAAAACTGCTAAGTTTAATAGTCAAACTAAAGCGCCATTAACACTGAGCCGTGAGTCAGAGATGTATCAAGCACTGGTCGTTGGCCTACGCGATTATGTCAACCATTCAGGATTCACTGGTATTATCCTTGGGCTATCAGGTGGTATTGATTCTGCCTTAACGCTATGTATCGCTGTTGATGCTTTGGGTGCTGACAAGGTATATGCGGTGATGATGCCTTATGAATATACTTCTCAGATTAGTCTAGAAGATGCTCAAGCACAGGCTCGCCGCTTAAATGTTTCTTATACGGTTTGTCCTATTTTTGATGCGGTTGAAGGCATCCGTCATACCTTAGCGCCACTATTTAACAAATCGCCAGCAGACACCACTGAAGAAAATATCCAAGCGCGTGCGCGCGGTGTGGTACTGATGGCGCTGTCCAATAAGTTTGGGCACTTGGTCATCACCACTGGTAATAAGTCTGAGTTAGCAGTCGGCTATTCAACATTATATGGTGATATGGCAGGCGGCTTTGATGTGTTAAAAGACGTTTATAAGTCACAGGTTTATAAATTGGCCAGTTATCGCAACCGCTTGGAAGACACCCCAGTCATCCCTGAGCGTGTCATCACTCGCCCGCCATCTGCTGAGTTACGCCCAGACCAAAAAGACCAAGACAGCTTGCCTGACTATGATGTATTAGATGGCATCTTAATGTCATACATCGATGAAGACATGGGCTATCAAGACATCATTAATAAAGGGTTTGACGCTGAACTGGTCGCAAAAGTCATCCAGATGGTAGACAATAGCGAATATAAGCGTTTACAAGCGCCAATCGGTACCAAAATTAGCCATAAAGCCTTTGGACGTGAACGCCGTTATCCATTAGTGAATAAATGGTCAGTAAAAGGCTAA
- a CDS encoding 5-(carboxyamino)imidazole ribonucleotide synthase encodes MTTANAYPVTQTIRTIGILGGGQLGMMLAEAAMPLGYQCVFLEDSAECPASLYGRVFHNDQLEDFIAAADVFTLEFENTPTATVEQLTDLSKSGSKQGMFPPLIALDIAQDRLKEKQMFNSLDIATVPFMAVNSEADLQQACHELGLPIVLKTSRGGYDGKGQFVIRQDSDIKAAWQDLKDAVTGKGSLTPTPAPLIAEGFINFSRELSIIAARAQNGQVRCYDLVENHHHNGILAKTQAPAVGTSHLFKQATDAITKIMNHLDYVGVMALELFVTKDARGHDTLLANEIAPRVHNSGHWSIEGAVTSQFENHIRAVVNLPLGDTDNVHPAIMLNVLGQYPDISDVLNIDGAHYHSYHKAERDDRKIAHITLMPNDVADLEPALAKLVATLPNKMGLEKKPSAIDSQPKAANSLIITDNNNDNILESTEIHIDDSQTTQAIDAKAKTEKVKK; translated from the coding sequence ATGACTACAGCGAACGCTTACCCTGTTACCCAAACCATTCGTACCATCGGTATTTTAGGCGGTGGTCAGCTTGGTATGATGCTTGCCGAAGCAGCGATGCCACTGGGCTACCAATGTGTGTTTTTAGAAGACAGCGCTGAATGCCCTGCTAGCCTATACGGCCGCGTCTTTCATAACGATCAATTGGAAGACTTCATCGCCGCAGCAGACGTTTTCACCTTAGAGTTTGAAAACACACCGACTGCGACAGTTGAACAGCTGACCGATCTGTCAAAATCAGGTAGTAAACAAGGTATGTTTCCTCCATTGATTGCGCTTGATATCGCTCAAGACCGCTTAAAAGAAAAGCAGATGTTCAATTCGCTTGATATTGCCACTGTACCCTTTATGGCTGTCAACTCTGAAGCGGATTTGCAGCAAGCCTGTCATGAATTAGGACTGCCTATCGTCCTAAAAACCAGCCGTGGTGGTTATGATGGCAAAGGTCAGTTCGTGATTAGACAAGACAGTGATATCAAGGCAGCATGGCAAGATCTTAAAGATGCAGTTACGGGTAAAGGCTCACTAACGCCAACGCCTGCACCCTTGATTGCAGAAGGTTTTATTAACTTTAGCCGCGAGCTTTCTATTATCGCCGCACGCGCACAAAATGGTCAGGTTCGTTGCTACGATTTGGTCGAAAACCATCATCATAATGGTATTTTAGCCAAGACCCAAGCGCCTGCCGTTGGCACCAGTCATTTATTCAAACAAGCAACCGATGCCATCACCAAGATCATGAACCACTTAGACTATGTTGGTGTGATGGCACTTGAGCTCTTTGTGACCAAAGATGCGCGTGGTCATGACACGCTACTCGCTAATGAAATTGCGCCGCGTGTGCATAATTCAGGACATTGGAGTATTGAAGGCGCTGTCACCAGCCAATTTGAGAACCACATTCGTGCCGTCGTCAATCTGCCATTAGGTGACACCGACAACGTGCATCCAGCCATTATGCTCAATGTCTTGGGACAATATCCAGATATCAGCGACGTACTAAATATCGATGGTGCGCACTATCATAGCTACCATAAAGCAGAACGCGATGACCGAAAAATTGCGCATATTACCTTGATGCCCAATGATGTTGCCGACTTAGAGCCTGCTTTAGCCAAGCTCGTCGCTACGCTACCCAATAAAATGGGACTTGAGAAAAAACCATCTGCAATTGATAGCCAGCCAAAAGCGGCAAATAGTCTAATCATTACTGACAATAACAATGACAATATTTTAGAGAGTACAGAAATCCATATTGATGACAGCCAAACAACTCAGGCTATCGACGCTAAGGCAAAAACAGAAAAGGTTAAGAAATAA
- a CDS encoding NAD(P)H-binding protein translates to MKILVIGASGRVGTDLVKQLLADNHQVIGTTRQEEKLFTDDNYSQLDLDITAEKEAIQKQIDQDIDAIYFVAGSGGKDVLEVDLHGAVKTMQAAEDKGIKRYIMLSTVFSLDTSKWDNAGIADLKEYYICKHYADQWLINNSSLDYTIVQAGALKEREATGKITVNDDNAGENSIADVATTLAAVLNANNTIKKVFSMHNGETAIDEAIAKL, encoded by the coding sequence ATGAAAATTTTAGTAATTGGGGCAAGTGGTCGAGTGGGTACGGATTTGGTCAAGCAACTATTAGCGGATAACCATCAAGTTATTGGCACGACACGCCAAGAAGAAAAGCTGTTTACCGATGACAATTATAGCCAGCTAGATTTAGATATCACCGCCGAAAAAGAGGCTATACAAAAGCAAATTGACCAAGATATTGACGCTATATATTTCGTTGCAGGGTCTGGTGGCAAAGATGTCTTAGAAGTAGATTTGCATGGGGCGGTCAAGACCATGCAAGCCGCAGAGGACAAAGGTATTAAACGCTATATCATGCTCAGTACCGTCTTTTCGTTAGACACCAGTAAATGGGACAATGCTGGTATTGCTGACCTAAAAGAATACTATATCTGCAAACACTATGCGGATCAGTGGTTAATTAATAACAGTAGCCTTGATTACACCATCGTTCAAGCAGGGGCGCTAAAAGAGCGCGAAGCAACTGGTAAAATCACTGTCAACGATGATAATGCTGGAGAAAATTCAATTGCCGATGTGGCGACTACTTTGGCAGCCGTCTTAAATGCCAATAATACCATCAAGAAAGTGTTTAGTATGCATAACGGTGAAACTGCGATTGATGAAGCGATTGCAAAATTATAA
- a CDS encoding AI-2E family transporter — protein MIENWTKEFIIQRLLAITLLVVLFVLCFQVVQFFIVPALWAAILAYVTFPIYNFFYEKVKLSPNFSAAIMTVSISLMIGVPLVIGVFILQQEALSLISNLIYRIKVGYLDVPDSIKDMPIIGQQVKDVLWRINKNPEGTLEAFRIWVQSHLYYGKVAFDVVFSGLAKLGMALMTLFFFYRDGTSLVRQIRQALRNIIGNRIDGYIDSVGTTTRAVVYGIGLTALAQALLAGVGYYFAGAPSPILLTIVTFIIALIPFGTPFVWGGVSIWLLSQGHTVEGIGLALWGTLVISWVDNLIRPIVISGATKIPFIIIFIGVLGGLTAFGFVGLFIGPVVLAIGLAVWREWISQHKNEIFAPQDLVLSDNQTLPPVNESE, from the coding sequence ATGATTGAAAATTGGACAAAAGAATTTATTATTCAGCGCTTATTGGCTATTACTCTGTTGGTGGTGCTGTTCGTACTGTGTTTTCAAGTGGTACAGTTTTTTATTGTACCCGCATTATGGGCGGCGATTTTAGCGTATGTAACCTTTCCTATTTATAACTTTTTTTATGAAAAAGTAAAGCTGAGTCCTAATTTTAGCGCTGCTATTATGACGGTGAGTATCTCCTTAATGATAGGTGTGCCACTGGTTATCGGTGTTTTTATTCTACAGCAAGAAGCCTTGAGCCTAATCAGTAACTTGATTTATCGTATAAAAGTGGGTTATTTAGATGTGCCTGATTCTATTAAAGATATGCCTATCATCGGTCAGCAAGTGAAAGATGTGCTGTGGAGAATCAATAAAAACCCAGAAGGGACGTTAGAGGCGTTTCGTATTTGGGTACAGTCACATTTATATTATGGCAAAGTAGCATTTGATGTGGTGTTTAGCGGTCTTGCCAAGTTAGGTATGGCGCTGATGACGTTGTTTTTCTTTTATCGTGATGGTACCAGTTTGGTGCGTCAAATTCGCCAAGCACTGCGTAATATCATTGGCAATCGCATTGATGGTTATATTGATTCTGTGGGTACGACCACGCGTGCGGTGGTTTATGGTATTGGTTTGACGGCATTGGCACAAGCACTGCTCGCAGGTGTGGGTTACTACTTCGCTGGTGCACCAAGTCCTATCTTACTCACTATCGTAACTTTTATTATCGCCCTGATTCCGTTTGGCACGCCATTTGTCTGGGGTGGTGTATCCATTTGGTTGTTAAGCCAAGGTCATACTGTAGAAGGGATTGGCTTGGCACTATGGGGCACTTTGGTTATCAGCTGGGTTGACAATCTCATCCGTCCTATTGTGATTAGTGGCGCGACCAAAATCCCTTTTATTATTATTTTTATTGGTGTATTAGGTGGTCTAACGGCTTTTGGCTTTGTTGGTTTGTTTATCGGTCCTGTGGTGCTAGCCATCGGATTGGCGGTATGGCGAGAATGGATATCGCAGCATAAAAATGAGATATTTGCTCCGCAGGATTTGGTGTTGTCTGACAACCAAACGTTGCCACCAGTCAATGAATCAGAGTAG
- the epmA gene encoding EF-P lysine aminoacylase EpmA — MTQESNSSSKPSYAPTMTLAMAQQRAQLMITVRQFFATHQVLEVQTPLLSQAGNTDTFLQSVAAQVTYQDKPCTYYLHTSPEFAMKRLLASWQVPIYQICSVFRDNEIGVRHNIEFTMLEWYQPNYSLDDMAAELSELLAALYGHSVVMSHYRYVDAFMDFVGIHPLTASLDALQAVAEDKGLTGFDFNSDLDNTEDGETEVRQSWLDLLFSHAVEPNLGHDLPTLIIEYPPATAALAKTAVDKEGNTVAKRFELYINGIEIANAYDELADGQALRERFEQDNQLRKRHNLPQMPIDEHLLAASDALIPCSGIAVGIDRLLMVITGANSLEDVISFPSGLA; from the coding sequence ATGACCCAAGAAAGTAACTCTTCTTCAAAACCCAGCTATGCGCCGACCATGACATTGGCAATGGCTCAGCAGCGTGCGCAATTGATGATCACCGTTCGTCAGTTTTTCGCCACGCATCAAGTGCTTGAAGTGCAAACACCGCTACTATCGCAGGCTGGCAATACTGATACTTTCTTACAATCAGTTGCCGCGCAAGTGACGTATCAAGATAAACCTTGTACTTATTATTTGCATACTTCACCTGAGTTTGCCATGAAGCGTTTACTTGCCAGCTGGCAAGTGCCTATATATCAAATTTGCTCCGTATTTCGAGATAACGAAATAGGCGTACGCCATAATATCGAATTTACCATGCTTGAGTGGTATCAGCCGAATTATAGTCTGGATGATATGGCGGCTGAGCTAAGTGAGTTATTAGCGGCGCTTTATGGGCATTCAGTGGTGATGAGTCATTACCGCTATGTTGATGCGTTTATGGATTTCGTCGGCATACATCCGCTGACAGCTAGCCTTGATGCCCTGCAAGCAGTAGCAGAAGATAAGGGTTTGACAGGTTTTGATTTCAATAGTGATTTGGATAATACAGAAGATGGCGAAACAGAGGTTCGTCAAAGCTGGCTGGATTTGCTGTTCAGTCATGCGGTCGAGCCAAACTTGGGTCACGACTTACCTACCTTGATTATAGAATATCCACCTGCCACGGCGGCACTGGCAAAAACAGCGGTTGATAAAGAGGGCAATACAGTCGCTAAACGTTTCGAGCTGTATATCAATGGTATTGAGATTGCCAACGCTTATGATGAGCTAGCAGATGGACAAGCGTTAAGAGAACGGTTTGAGCAAGACAATCAACTGCGTAAGCGTCATAACCTGCCACAAATGCCAATCGATGAGCATTTATTAGCAGCGTCTGATGCTTTAATACCCTGTAGCGGTATTGCCGTTGGTATCGATAGATTACTCATGGTAATCACAGGCGCGAATAGCTTAGAAGATGTGATTTCTTTTCCAAGCGGTTTGGCCTAG
- a CDS encoding hemolysin family protein, which yields MSLLTASIFLLLLLALSAFVSAAEIAIAAGRKIKLQIMAKEGDVRAFDVLKMQEHPGSFITVVQVVLNAVAISAGAVGESAISPYLELLVKNEAVSSVISFVLITSLFSLLADLMPRRLAMSNTEAIAVRLVRPMMLLIFIFKPVIWIFDGAANVIFELLGISTIRQDDMTPEDIYAVMDAGAEAGVLKKQEHHLIENIFDMQERTVTSVMNPRENIVYFDTKTSTEKVVEVMIEQPHNKFLVCQEDDLEHIIGYVESRSFLALVLNQQEVSLTDKALLKPALFVPDTLSLFEVLEMFKSTGADFAVIVNEYGLVVGVITLKDVMSIVMGELVTLEEQPIVQRTDNSWLIDGMTPIEDVVRALDIVDLPRSQNYETISGFMMYMLRKIPKKTDTIEYANYRFEIIATDNLKITQMLVTRMDETV from the coding sequence ATGAGTTTGCTAACCGCTAGTATCTTTCTTCTTTTATTGCTTGCCCTAAGTGCCTTTGTATCTGCTGCCGAAATAGCCATCGCTGCTGGTCGCAAAATTAAGCTACAAATCATGGCAAAAGAAGGGGATGTCCGCGCATTTGACGTCCTTAAAATGCAAGAGCACCCTGGCAGTTTTATTACTGTCGTACAAGTGGTTTTGAATGCCGTCGCTATCTCAGCTGGTGCAGTAGGTGAGTCAGCTATTAGCCCTTATCTAGAGCTTTTGGTGAAGAATGAAGCAGTGTCATCCGTCATATCATTTGTGCTGATCACCAGTTTGTTTTCTCTGCTCGCTGATTTGATGCCCAGACGATTGGCGATGTCGAACACTGAAGCTATCGCTGTACGTCTCGTACGACCAATGATGCTATTGATTTTTATATTCAAACCCGTGATTTGGATATTTGATGGTGCAGCAAATGTCATCTTTGAATTACTGGGTATTTCAACTATACGGCAAGACGATATGACGCCAGAAGATATTTATGCTGTCATGGATGCTGGTGCTGAAGCTGGTGTACTCAAAAAACAAGAACATCATCTGATAGAAAATATCTTTGATATGCAAGAGCGCACCGTAACGTCGGTGATGAATCCACGTGAAAACATTGTTTATTTTGATACCAAAACGAGCACTGAAAAAGTCGTTGAAGTGATGATTGAACAACCACATAACAAGTTTTTGGTCTGTCAGGAAGATGATTTAGAGCACATTATTGGTTATGTAGAGTCGCGCAGCTTTTTGGCATTGGTTCTTAACCAGCAAGAGGTCAGCTTAACTGACAAAGCCCTACTAAAACCTGCACTCTTCGTCCCTGATACCTTGTCCTTGTTTGAAGTATTAGAGATGTTTAAATCTACAGGCGCTGACTTTGCCGTCATCGTGAATGAGTATGGATTGGTAGTGGGTGTCATCACGCTTAAGGATGTGATGAGTATCGTCATGGGGGAGCTTGTCACCTTGGAGGAGCAGCCCATTGTTCAACGTACTGATAACTCGTGGCTAATCGATGGCATGACTCCTATCGAAGACGTCGTACGCGCTTTAGATATCGTTGATCTGCCACGCAGTCAGAACTATGAAACCATTAGTGGCTTTATGATGTACATGCTACGCAAGATTCCAAAGAAAACCGATACTATCGAGTATGCCAATTATCGATTTGAGATTATCGCAACGGACAATCTCAAAATCACTCAGATGCTGGTGACCAGAATGGATGAGACTGTCTGA
- a CDS encoding YaiI/YqxD family protein — protein MQIWVDADSVPLIAKDLIIKTAERTQTMAIFVANQPIKLRKSPLLVMTVVPSGFDKADDYIVEQIQPGDLAITSDIPLANDILDKGGMVLTSRGMVYDKNNIKQKLNMRDFMDTMRGTGVLELQEMSGQKPYGDRDKKAFADGLNKLVR, from the coding sequence ATGCAGATTTGGGTAGATGCCGATTCGGTGCCATTGATTGCCAAAGATTTGATTATCAAAACCGCTGAACGCACACAAACCATGGCAATATTCGTCGCCAATCAGCCGATCAAACTGCGTAAGTCACCACTGCTTGTCATGACAGTGGTGCCATCAGGGTTTGATAAAGCCGATGATTATATCGTTGAGCAAATACAGCCAGGCGATTTGGCTATTACTAGCGACATTCCTTTGGCTAATGACATTTTGGACAAAGGTGGTATGGTCTTGACCTCTCGCGGCATGGTTTATGATAAAAATAATATCAAGCAAAAGCTCAATATGCGTGATTTTATGGATACCATGCGCGGTACTGGCGTGCTCGAGCTACAAGAAATGAGTGGTCAAAAACCTTATGGCGATCGTGATAAAAAAGCTTTTGCTGATGGATTAAACAAGTTGGTACGCTAG